Proteins encoded in a region of the Augochlora pura isolate Apur16 chromosome 4, APUR_v2.2.1, whole genome shotgun sequence genome:
- the LOC144469458 gene encoding guanylate kinase isoform X1, with translation MCQDFVSAGEWSCNGSCTICGVYNMLQKGPRPLVLCGPSGSGKSTLIKKLFEEYPAKYGYSISHTTRKPRPGEEDGKHYYFTTKERMQEQIEMGEFLETATFSGNLYGTSKQAVEDVQAEGKICVLDIEIQGVKQVKQTSLNPLYVFIKPPTMNELEKRLRDRKTETEEALQNRLSTAVTEIEYGQKSGNFDLIIVNDDVNRAYEELKKFIKENIQQKSDAGIK, from the exons ATGTGCCAGGATTTTGTCTCTGCCGGTGAATGGTCATGTAACGGAAGTTGCACAATTTGCG gTGTGTATAACATGCTTCAAAAAGGTCCACGTCCATTAGTTCTGTGTGGTCCATCAGGAAGTGGAAAAAGTACCTTGATAAAGAAGCTATTCGAGGAGTACCCGGCGAAATATGGATATTCTATTTCACACACCACTAGAAAACCTAGACCAGGAGAAGAAGATGGaaagcattattattttacaaccaAAGAAAGGATGCAGGAACAGATAGAAATGGGGGAATTCCTTGAAACTGCTACATTTAGTGGAAACTTATATGGCACTAG CAAGCAAGCAGTGGAAGATGTACAAGCGGAAGGTAAAATCTGTGTATTAGATATTGAAATACAGGGTGTGAAACAAGTGAAGCAAACTTCTCTGAATCCATTGTACGTGTTTATCAAGCCACCAACCATGAATGAGCTAGAAAAAAGATTGAGAGACAGGAAAACAGAAACAGAGGAGGCTTTGCAGAATAGATTATCCACCGCTGTGACGGAAATAGAATATG GTCAGAAGTCCGGTAACTTTgatttaataatcgtaaatgaCGACGTTAATAGAGCATATGAGGAGCTAAAAAAGTTTATAAAGGAAAACATCCAACAAAAATCTGATGCAGGTATAAAATAG
- the LOC144469458 gene encoding guanylate kinase isoform X2, with amino-acid sequence MISLSVLRAITTGVYNMLQKGPRPLVLCGPSGSGKSTLIKKLFEEYPAKYGYSISHTTRKPRPGEEDGKHYYFTTKERMQEQIEMGEFLETATFSGNLYGTSKQAVEDVQAEGKICVLDIEIQGVKQVKQTSLNPLYVFIKPPTMNELEKRLRDRKTETEEALQNRLSTAVTEIEYGQKSGNFDLIIVNDDVNRAYEELKKFIKENIQQKSDAGIK; translated from the exons ATGATATCACTTTCTGTTCTTAGAGCAATCACTACAG gTGTGTATAACATGCTTCAAAAAGGTCCACGTCCATTAGTTCTGTGTGGTCCATCAGGAAGTGGAAAAAGTACCTTGATAAAGAAGCTATTCGAGGAGTACCCGGCGAAATATGGATATTCTATTTCACACACCACTAGAAAACCTAGACCAGGAGAAGAAGATGGaaagcattattattttacaaccaAAGAAAGGATGCAGGAACAGATAGAAATGGGGGAATTCCTTGAAACTGCTACATTTAGTGGAAACTTATATGGCACTAG CAAGCAAGCAGTGGAAGATGTACAAGCGGAAGGTAAAATCTGTGTATTAGATATTGAAATACAGGGTGTGAAACAAGTGAAGCAAACTTCTCTGAATCCATTGTACGTGTTTATCAAGCCACCAACCATGAATGAGCTAGAAAAAAGATTGAGAGACAGGAAAACAGAAACAGAGGAGGCTTTGCAGAATAGATTATCCACCGCTGTGACGGAAATAGAATATG GTCAGAAGTCCGGTAACTTTgatttaataatcgtaaatgaCGACGTTAATAGAGCATATGAGGAGCTAAAAAAGTTTATAAAGGAAAACATCCAACAAAAATCTGATGCAGGTATAAAATAG
- the LOC144469458 gene encoding guanylate kinase isoform X3 — protein MLQKGPRPLVLCGPSGSGKSTLIKKLFEEYPAKYGYSISHTTRKPRPGEEDGKHYYFTTKERMQEQIEMGEFLETATFSGNLYGTSKQAVEDVQAEGKICVLDIEIQGVKQVKQTSLNPLYVFIKPPTMNELEKRLRDRKTETEEALQNRLSTAVTEIEYGQKSGNFDLIIVNDDVNRAYEELKKFIKENIQQKSDAGIK, from the exons ATGCTTCAAAAAGGTCCACGTCCATTAGTTCTGTGTGGTCCATCAGGAAGTGGAAAAAGTACCTTGATAAAGAAGCTATTCGAGGAGTACCCGGCGAAATATGGATATTCTATTTCACACACCACTAGAAAACCTAGACCAGGAGAAGAAGATGGaaagcattattattttacaaccaAAGAAAGGATGCAGGAACAGATAGAAATGGGGGAATTCCTTGAAACTGCTACATTTAGTGGAAACTTATATGGCACTAG CAAGCAAGCAGTGGAAGATGTACAAGCGGAAGGTAAAATCTGTGTATTAGATATTGAAATACAGGGTGTGAAACAAGTGAAGCAAACTTCTCTGAATCCATTGTACGTGTTTATCAAGCCACCAACCATGAATGAGCTAGAAAAAAGATTGAGAGACAGGAAAACAGAAACAGAGGAGGCTTTGCAGAATAGATTATCCACCGCTGTGACGGAAATAGAATATG GTCAGAAGTCCGGTAACTTTgatttaataatcgtaaatgaCGACGTTAATAGAGCATATGAGGAGCTAAAAAAGTTTATAAAGGAAAACATCCAACAAAAATCTGATGCAGGTATAAAATAG
- the LOC144468823 gene encoding uncharacterized protein LOC144468823: MALKEWLLSTIAITILIGISSVSAWNPEIHRYESYDLDRGPVFYEAYYPDSNDESHGNYQEKRYFDREAVLEKTYQVPSQHLSYPERAIRLANPQDQAGDPSQEVRLPTETREQPLDIKEISNLARRAISRDLENWNTLENYLDRAKYQDSPYRRRILVPESRYGAQEPNQGIGTSSQDTFKDRRDLSRDLYEEVREEPFRRVPEAMRRIAARDLTGRDTVENFGSVRYQDQDSENVARLRGTRDSVPLTRDLQDQRVVDPFPPENIFAPRPQVINYIFSKKPIVSAETGNQIGSETKEKMPLPRNYGDNLIRDEVKKQEEKDVKVTSIEVSEVPRHKTRHHHGEWPKRDYSKRQQQ; the protein is encoded by the exons ATGGCTCTTAAAGAGTGGCTGCTCTCCACGATCGCGATTACGATCTTGATAG GAATATCATCCGTCTCTGCGTGGAACCCGGAGATACACCG CTACGAAAGCTACGACCTGGACAGAGGTCCCGTGTTCTACGAAGCCTATTATCCGGACAGTAACGACGAATCCCATGGGAATTACCAAGAGAAACGGTATTTCGACCGTGAGGCGGTCCTGGAGAAGACGTACCAAGTGCCGTCGCAGCATTTGTCGTACCCTGAAAGAGCCATTCGACTAGCAAATCCGCAAGACCAAGCAGGGGATCCTTCGCAGGAGGTTCGTCTACCGACGGAGACACGGGAGCAGCCTCTGGATATCAAGGAGATATCGAACCTGGCCAGACGCGCAATCTCCCGCGACCTGGAGAACTGGAACACGCTTGAGAACTATTTGGACCGTGCTAAATACCAAGATTCCCCGTATCGTCGAAGAATCCTGGTTCCCGAGTCGAGATATGGGGCCCAGGAACCGAATCAAGGGATTGGAACGAGTTCCCAGGACACGTTCAAAGATCGACGAGACTTAAGTCGCGACTTGTACGAGGAAGTTCGAGAAGAACCGTTTCGAAGGGTGCCGGAAGCCATGAGGAGAATAGCCGCCAGGGATCTAACTGGAAGAGACACTGTGGAGAACTTTGGATCGGTTCGATATCAGGATCAAGATTCCGAGAACGTTGCCAGGCTTCGAGGAACGAGAGACAGTGTACCGTTGACGAGAGACTTGCAGGATCAGAGGGTCGTGGACCCTTTTCCGCCGGAAAACATCTTTGCCCCGCGTCCTCAGGTTATCAATTACATCTTCTCGAAGAAACCGATTGTGTCTGCGGAGACTGGTAATCAGATTGGTTCCGAGACGAAGGAGAAAATGCCCTTGCCTAGGAATTATGGAGATAATCTTATTCGAGACGAGGTAAAGAAGCAAGAGGAGAAGGATGTGAAGGTCACTTCGATCGAGGTCAGCGAGGTGCCCAGACACAAAACCAGGCATCATCACGGCGAATGGCCAAAACGGGATTATTCAAAGCGTCAGCAGCAGTGA